One Fuerstiella marisgermanici DNA window includes the following coding sequences:
- a CDS encoding VanZ family protein has translation MTNRRWLVLLICLLWAASIFATSSTVITPQAFFTWFRADVFDDPASFRRFQLFWGASWLFIVKGWHVTEFAILMVLATMAIDAFSEHRKIRNLIIAAALCVLYAASDV, from the coding sequence ATGACCAATCGGCGCTGGCTGGTTCTACTGATTTGCCTGCTCTGGGCCGCGTCGATCTTCGCCACGTCTTCCACTGTCATCACCCCTCAGGCGTTTTTCACATGGTTTCGCGCCGATGTCTTCGATGACCCGGCGTCGTTCCGGCGATTCCAGCTATTTTGGGGCGCCTCGTGGCTCTTCATCGTGAAGGGCTGGCACGTCACTGAGTTTGCGATTCTTATGGTTCTGGCAACAATGGCGATCGACGCTTTCTCCGAGCATCGCAAGATCAGAAACTTAATCATCGCGGCAGCCCTTTGTGTGCTCTATGCCGCCTCTGACGTATGA
- the alaS gene encoding alanine--tRNA ligase, protein MKTDELREKYLSFFETKGCLRRPSDVLVPRDDPTVLFTPAGMNQFKNEFMGIGKLEFTAATTCQKCLRTGDISNVGVTPYHHTFFEMLGNFSFGDYFKREAIHWAWEFLTDAKWLGLDKDRLTVSVYKGKWGFDEEAFNIWKDEIGLPADRIACLEEDENYWPASAPSEGPDGVCGPCSEIFYHPPGVDGDVEIWNLVFTQFNRVGDPPDNLRPLPSKNIDTGMGLERTAAVLQGVSNISNFENDVLKPLCVAAGDVVGVKYEFAAPQGRAIRRIADHVRAATFAMHEGVMPDREKENYVIRQLVRRALLEGYLLGRKDPFLYEIVPAVVDVMQGAYPEIGKTVESVQNSLKEEESQFLGTIERGLSRFDRFAEAAKSAGSKSISGDDAFTLHTEDGFLIELTEAIAADRGLTVDMPAFKERMGVHEEISRGGKTVSVMAAGPLDLLRKEHGDTEFVGYEEATCDSRIIGLIVDKKSVDSVPAGFKGAIGIVLDKTPFYGESGGQVGDSGWLKSDGVEVEITDSQKHQQTLFVLEGRLRKGQLAVGDTVTAEVDTERRSAIRRAHSATHILHHALHRTVGENATQRGSKVEADALRFDFAHKQALSPDEIRQVEDIINSQIVGGSEVNTELLPMKEARERGAMALFGEKYPDKVRVVTMGDFSVELCGGTHLTNTGQVGLCRITSEEPVAKGVRRITAVTGPKALQKGRETDELVIQLQRMLKATKESELPARVEALQTQLKDLNRQLAELSKASVADAVGEVVAAAEEVGGVKIVAQKLEGVPREALRDFVDQLRDNHSPIAVLLAAEIDGKVALIAAVSKSLVKEKGMNAGAAVKAAAQVAGGGGGGRPDMAEAGAKLVDKIDEAIVAGADVFRQQLG, encoded by the coding sequence ATGAAAACTGACGAACTCCGCGAAAAGTATCTTTCGTTCTTCGAAACCAAGGGTTGTCTCCGTCGGCCCAGCGATGTGCTGGTTCCCAGAGATGATCCGACCGTGCTGTTCACGCCGGCTGGCATGAACCAGTTCAAGAACGAATTCATGGGCATCGGCAAGCTGGAATTCACGGCGGCGACAACGTGTCAGAAGTGCCTCCGAACCGGCGACATCAGCAACGTCGGTGTGACGCCGTACCACCACACGTTCTTCGAAATGCTGGGCAACTTTTCGTTTGGCGACTACTTCAAACGCGAAGCCATTCACTGGGCCTGGGAATTTCTGACCGACGCAAAGTGGCTGGGGCTGGACAAAGACCGTTTGACCGTCAGCGTCTACAAAGGCAAATGGGGCTTCGACGAGGAAGCGTTCAACATTTGGAAAGATGAAATCGGGCTGCCCGCCGATCGCATTGCGTGCCTGGAAGAAGACGAAAACTACTGGCCAGCCAGTGCGCCCAGCGAAGGTCCGGACGGCGTTTGCGGGCCGTGCAGCGAAATCTTCTACCATCCTCCCGGCGTTGACGGCGACGTGGAAATCTGGAACTTGGTCTTCACTCAATTCAACCGGGTGGGAGATCCGCCGGACAACCTGAGACCTCTGCCGTCCAAAAATATCGACACCGGAATGGGACTGGAACGCACGGCGGCCGTGTTGCAGGGAGTTTCAAACATCAGCAACTTCGAAAACGACGTGCTGAAGCCACTGTGTGTAGCCGCAGGCGATGTTGTGGGCGTTAAGTATGAGTTTGCCGCACCTCAGGGACGAGCCATCCGCCGCATCGCCGATCACGTGCGAGCTGCCACGTTTGCGATGCATGAAGGCGTGATGCCGGACCGCGAAAAAGAGAATTACGTCATCCGGCAACTGGTTCGGCGGGCTCTTTTAGAAGGGTACCTGCTGGGCCGCAAAGATCCGTTTCTGTATGAAATCGTTCCGGCTGTCGTGGACGTGATGCAGGGAGCCTACCCGGAGATTGGCAAAACTGTTGAAAGCGTCCAGAACAGTTTGAAGGAAGAAGAAAGCCAGTTTCTGGGGACGATCGAACGCGGCTTGAGTCGCTTCGACCGTTTTGCAGAAGCCGCCAAGTCGGCCGGATCAAAGTCGATCAGCGGCGACGATGCCTTCACTCTGCATACCGAAGACGGCTTCCTGATTGAATTGACGGAAGCCATCGCGGCCGATCGAGGTTTAACCGTCGACATGCCCGCGTTTAAGGAACGCATGGGCGTCCACGAAGAAATCAGTCGTGGCGGCAAAACGGTTTCCGTGATGGCGGCTGGCCCGTTGGACCTGCTGCGTAAGGAACATGGCGACACGGAATTTGTCGGGTACGAAGAAGCAACATGCGACAGCCGCATCATCGGCTTGATCGTTGACAAAAAGTCGGTCGACTCAGTGCCAGCAGGCTTCAAGGGGGCGATTGGGATCGTGCTGGACAAGACTCCGTTTTACGGCGAATCCGGCGGACAGGTGGGGGATTCAGGTTGGCTGAAGAGTGACGGCGTCGAAGTCGAAATCACTGACAGCCAAAAGCACCAGCAGACACTGTTTGTGCTGGAAGGTCGCTTACGCAAAGGGCAGCTTGCCGTCGGCGATACAGTGACGGCAGAAGTTGATACCGAACGCCGGTCGGCGATTCGGCGAGCTCACTCCGCCACTCACATTCTGCATCACGCACTTCATAGGACGGTCGGCGAAAACGCGACTCAGCGAGGTTCCAAAGTAGAAGCCGACGCGCTGCGGTTCGACTTCGCTCACAAGCAGGCTCTGTCGCCGGACGAAATTCGTCAGGTAGAAGACATCATCAATTCGCAAATCGTTGGCGGTTCCGAAGTAAACACCGAACTACTGCCAATGAAGGAAGCTCGCGAACGTGGCGCGATGGCCTTGTTTGGTGAGAAGTACCCGGACAAGGTGCGAGTCGTCACGATGGGTGACTTCAGCGTCGAACTGTGCGGGGGAACTCATCTGACCAACACCGGGCAGGTTGGCCTGTGCCGTATTACATCCGAAGAACCTGTTGCAAAAGGCGTGCGGCGTATCACGGCGGTCACCGGTCCCAAGGCCCTGCAAAAAGGTCGCGAAACCGATGAGCTGGTCATTCAGCTACAGCGAATGCTGAAGGCGACGAAGGAAAGCGAACTGCCGGCGCGAGTTGAAGCGTTGCAGACTCAGCTAAAGGATCTCAATCGTCAGCTGGCCGAACTATCGAAAGCGTCGGTAGCCGATGCCGTTGGTGAAGTCGTCGCGGCTGCTGAGGAAGTTGGTGGCGTTAAGATTGTCGCACAAAAGCTGGAAGGCGTGCCTCGCGAAGCACTGCGAGACTTCGTGGATCAGCTCCGTGACAACCACAGCCCAATCGCAGTTTTGCTGGCCGCAGAAATCGATGGCAAGGTGGCCCTGATTGCTGCAGTCAGTAAGTCGCTGGTCAAAGAGAAGGGCATGAATGCCGGAGCAGCGGTCAAAGCAGCCGCTCAGGTGGCTGGCGGAGGCGGCGGCGGTCGGCCGGATATGGCCGAAGCCGGAGCGAAACTCGTTGACAAGATCGACGAAGCCATCGTTGCCGGAGCTGACGTTTTTCGTCAGCAGCTGGGTTAG
- a CDS encoding glycerol-3-phosphate dehydrogenase/oxidase: protein MQRNFADLQNGPFDMLIIGGGIYGSWTACHAARSGLKVALIEKDDWGSATSQSSSKLLHGGLRYLETYEFGLVRKSLHERRELNRLVPHLVRPLRFLLPVYRDSRVGRWKLKAGLWMYDRLAGSGQPVGPHQSFSAQQIVQTEPALAADQLVGGFSYGDCGTDDARLTLEVVATAIEAGAVACNDVTAQSLLTEGDKVTGAVVRDNSTGAEVEVSAKVVVNAAGPWVFRQFGLEQNTDDVRLTKGVHLVMPALHSDHAVLLTSKQDGRVFFLIPWYGRTLLGTTDTDFKDDPASVRVEPDDISYLLAAANSYLKTPWTTDDIIAAFAGLRTLQNEAGKSASKVSREWAVEETKRGLFTSVGGKYTSARVDAGGILEAVMPRIGRQWDGLKDAAPTVWSPPQPFAKWLSDTIAKATSAGIDAATAQQCARRYGSRMADLISLVQATPDLAKRIAEDVPFCRAEIVLSARDEMPRSLDDLLRRRVPIMLLARLTDGIVSDAASLAAEPLEWDAAEQQRQTADVLKAAESWKPAGWSA, encoded by the coding sequence ATGCAACGAAATTTTGCCGACCTGCAAAACGGCCCCTTCGACATGCTGATCATCGGCGGCGGCATCTATGGAAGCTGGACCGCCTGCCACGCCGCTCGCAGCGGCCTGAAGGTTGCGTTGATCGAAAAGGACGACTGGGGCAGTGCAACATCGCAGTCGTCGTCGAAGCTGTTGCATGGCGGACTTCGGTATCTGGAAACCTACGAATTCGGCCTCGTTCGCAAATCGCTGCACGAACGTCGCGAACTGAACCGGCTGGTGCCACATCTGGTGCGCCCTCTGCGCTTTTTGTTGCCCGTGTATCGAGATTCCCGAGTCGGCCGGTGGAAGCTGAAGGCCGGTTTGTGGATGTACGACCGGCTTGCCGGGTCTGGTCAACCGGTCGGCCCGCATCAGTCGTTTTCTGCTCAGCAAATCGTGCAAACAGAACCGGCGTTGGCCGCTGATCAGCTTGTCGGCGGATTCAGTTACGGCGACTGTGGCACCGATGATGCTCGCCTGACCCTGGAAGTGGTCGCCACAGCAATCGAAGCGGGAGCCGTCGCCTGTAACGACGTGACCGCACAATCGCTGCTCACGGAAGGCGATAAAGTCACGGGCGCGGTCGTTCGCGATAATTCCACGGGCGCAGAAGTGGAGGTCTCAGCAAAAGTCGTTGTCAACGCGGCAGGACCGTGGGTGTTTCGACAATTTGGCCTGGAACAAAACACAGATGATGTGCGGCTGACCAAAGGCGTTCATCTGGTCATGCCGGCTTTGCATTCTGACCACGCTGTGTTGCTCACTTCGAAGCAGGACGGTCGCGTGTTCTTTTTGATCCCGTGGTACGGTCGGACGCTGCTGGGCACCACAGACACAGATTTCAAAGACGACCCGGCCAGTGTGCGAGTGGAACCAGACGACATCAGCTATCTGCTTGCTGCGGCCAACAGCTACTTAAAAACGCCGTGGACGACCGACGATATTATCGCTGCGTTTGCGGGCCTGAGGACTTTGCAAAACGAAGCCGGAAAATCGGCGTCGAAGGTTTCGCGCGAATGGGCGGTGGAAGAAACGAAGCGAGGTCTGTTTACCTCGGTTGGCGGAAAGTACACCTCGGCTCGCGTTGACGCGGGCGGGATCCTGGAAGCCGTCATGCCACGAATCGGCCGTCAGTGGGACGGACTGAAAGACGCCGCCCCAACCGTCTGGTCTCCACCGCAACCGTTCGCGAAATGGCTAAGTGATACAATCGCTAAGGCAACTTCAGCGGGCATCGACGCCGCCACTGCTCAGCAGTGTGCTCGCCGCTACGGCTCACGCATGGCGGATCTGATTTCGCTGGTGCAGGCGACTCCTGACCTGGCAAAACGGATCGCCGAAGACGTGCCATTTTGTCGCGCTGAGATCGTGTTGTCCGCACGAGACGAGATGCCTCGTTCACTGGACGACCTGCTGCGTCGGCGAGTTCCGATCATGCTGCTGGCTCGGCTTACCGACGGGATCGTGTCTGACGCCGCATCACTCGCCGCCGAGCCGCTCGAGTGGGACGCCGCCGAACAGCAACGTCAGACGGCCGATGTTCTGAAGGCGGCCGAAAGCTGGAAGCCAGCGGGCTGGTCCGCCTGA
- a CDS encoding polysaccharide deacetylase family protein, producing the protein MLSLFTILRPHPRRVGLKPGEVVLTFDDGPNLQDNVTPSLLNILQQHSVKAGFCVVGDQVQRHPEVVRRMHQSGHLLINHTQHHEHPVRQNTATLIDEICSCDRAIGEAVGLPDYRSTLFRAPFGIVTPAVRRAVKRTSVQQVLLTHYGWDTRVGPKDYRPVVDIMLENARRLRGGMFVFHDGNLCPQKKLEPDWNRSVENRSWVPEAVDRVITELKADGLRFVLPPQPEAESQTHQQAQAA; encoded by the coding sequence GTGCTGTCACTGTTTACCATTCTGCGACCCCATCCGCGCCGAGTTGGTTTGAAGCCTGGCGAAGTCGTGCTGACGTTCGACGACGGCCCCAACCTGCAGGACAACGTCACGCCCAGCTTGCTGAACATTTTGCAACAGCATTCGGTAAAGGCGGGCTTTTGCGTTGTCGGCGATCAGGTGCAACGGCATCCTGAAGTTGTCCGTCGGATGCACCAATCCGGGCACTTGCTGATCAATCACACGCAACATCACGAACATCCGGTGCGTCAAAACACGGCCACGCTGATTGACGAAATCTGTAGTTGTGATCGAGCGATCGGCGAAGCCGTGGGCCTTCCTGATTATCGCTCAACACTGTTTCGAGCTCCGTTTGGCATCGTCACGCCCGCTGTTCGCCGCGCGGTGAAGCGCACTTCGGTTCAGCAGGTGCTGCTCACACACTACGGCTGGGACACTCGTGTCGGCCCGAAGGATTATCGGCCTGTCGTCGACATCATGCTGGAGAATGCCAGGCGTCTTCGGGGTGGCATGTTCGTCTTTCACGATGGCAATTTGTGCCCTCAGAAAAAACTGGAGCCGGACTGGAATCGCTCCGTCGAAAATCGAAGCTGGGTGCCTGAAGCCGTCGACCGCGTGATCACGGAACTCAAGGCCGACGGACTTCGCTTTGTCCTGCCCCCGCAGCCCGAAGCCGAGTCGCAGACTCACCAACAAGCTCAGGCCGCTTGA
- a CDS encoding IS630 family transposase, translating into MEGIVSRLSRRDKRKLVQHMRRCQNGQMRIRYLIVLSCAEGTPPSEVAKQLKVSRSTVYRVAERFNEFGETGLADRREDNGERKIDEEFLSSLIKLVGSSPQQFGWPRPTWTRELLVVTMARLTGVSIHPSTMSKALQHIGARRGRPKPTVNCPWSKAAKNRRLRALRTLKATLPSNEVLVYEDEVDIHLNPKIGLDWMLPGQQKTVLTPGKNKKRYLAGALNPRTGKVTWVEADRKDSLLLIDMLWTLLETYPRAKKIHIILDNYCIHSTKMVQLTLNSPKGKRLKLHFLPPYCPDHNRIERTWLDLHANVTRNHTHQTMDQLIEDVRKYLTNRNRKKQHYNVAA; encoded by the coding sequence ATGGAAGGAATTGTTTCACGCCTGAGTCGCCGCGACAAGCGGAAACTTGTTCAGCACATGCGACGATGTCAGAACGGACAGATGAGAATTCGGTATTTGATCGTACTTTCGTGTGCTGAGGGGACGCCACCTTCCGAGGTAGCCAAGCAACTGAAAGTATCCCGTTCGACCGTGTATCGTGTGGCGGAGCGGTTCAACGAGTTCGGAGAAACAGGCCTGGCGGACCGGCGTGAAGACAATGGTGAGCGAAAGATTGACGAGGAGTTTCTTTCTTCACTGATCAAACTGGTCGGTTCGTCACCGCAACAGTTCGGGTGGCCACGCCCGACCTGGACGCGAGAGTTGCTCGTGGTCACGATGGCCCGTTTGACGGGCGTCTCGATCCATCCTTCAACCATGAGCAAGGCGCTTCAGCACATCGGTGCTCGCCGCGGTCGCCCCAAACCGACAGTGAATTGTCCGTGGTCAAAAGCCGCGAAAAACAGGCGTCTCAGGGCCCTTCGAACGCTGAAAGCGACGCTGCCATCGAACGAAGTCCTGGTGTATGAAGATGAAGTTGATATTCACCTGAACCCCAAGATCGGTCTGGACTGGATGCTTCCCGGGCAGCAGAAAACCGTGCTGACGCCCGGAAAGAATAAGAAGCGGTACCTCGCTGGTGCCTTGAATCCTCGCACCGGCAAGGTGACATGGGTCGAGGCTGACCGAAAGGATAGTCTGTTGCTTATTGACATGCTCTGGACGCTGCTGGAAACCTATCCTCGTGCGAAGAAGATTCACATCATTCTGGACAACTACTGCATTCACTCCACGAAGATGGTGCAGCTGACTCTGAACAGCCCAAAGGGCAAGCGACTTAAGTTGCACTTCCTGCCACCCTACTGTCCCGATCACAATCGGATTGAACGGACATGGCTGGACCTGCATGCAAACGTGACCCGCAACCACACTCATCAGACGATGGATCAGTTGATCGAGGATGTTCGCAAATACCTAACCAACCGAAACCGGAAAAAGCAACATTACAATGTCGCCGCCTGA